The Leptospira wolbachii serovar Codice str. CDC genome segment ACATCCGTCAAAGGAGGAATCAAAATATCCATGAATGAATTTTCGTCTACAATCAATTACTTTTGTATACATCAACGTTTGGTACAATCTCTTTTGAGAGTCTTTCTTTTTTTCTAACAATTCAGATTCTGAAAAAATTGAATCTGACCAAGGGGCTTCTATTTGTAATGTCCCTCTTTCGAGATCTCCGGATATCAATCCTTTGTTGGCCAGTAAATTGAGTGCCGTTTGAATTCGATGATCTCCTCTGTTTTTGAATGTCATATAGGCTTGTAAGGTACCATAATCCAATCCAGACAATTCGTTTTCTTTTAACAAAAGAAATCCAAAAAGTTTTTTCAAATACAATCCATCTGGATTTTGCCATTCAATAAATTCCATTTGAACAGATAGGTCTTCTTGGCAATAATAAAGTTTGCAAAAGGAAGGATCTCCATCCCTCCCAGCACGACCGATTTCTTGATAATAGGATTCAATACTTCCAGGAATCTGAGCATGATAAATGTTGCGAATATTAGGTTTATCGATACCCATTCCAAATGCATTCGTTGCGAGCAGAATTGTCTCTTCTGATTTAAGAAACAAGGATTGCACTTTATTTCTTTGTTCAGGAGAAAGTTTGCCATGATAGACCAGGTGTCTTTTTTGTCTGGTATCTAGCCAATGGCTGAACTTCTCCAAATCCTGAATCAAACTAAAATAGATAATGCTTGGTCCTTTCGAATTCTCCAAATCTTCAAAGATTGAATTGTATTTTGATTCCGTATCAAAACAATCCACCACAGATAATTTTAAGTTGGGCCGAAATAAACCATCATCAAAGATTCGTATTTTTTCCTTTGGGATTCCCAATTGTGAAACAATATCTTCCTGCACTCGATTTGAGGCCGTAGCGGTAAGTGCAATCGTGGTTGGATATCCTAATACCTCGCGAAACCAAGAAATTTTTGTATAATCCGGCCGGAAGTCATGGCCCCATTGACTAATACAATGAGCTTCATCTATGGCAAGAAGAGAAATCTTTTGTGTACTCAATGCATCCAAAAAATCTTTTTTTTGGAATCTTTCCGGTGAAACATATAAAATTTTATAATCACCTGATCTTAGTTTGGAATAACGCTCCAAACGTTCGGATTTTCCCAAACTGGAATTAATAAACTCAGCAGAAACACCTTTTCTTTGTAATGCGGTCACTTGATCCTTCATTAGTGCAATGAGTGGAGAAATGACAATACAAACCCCAGGCAAACTAACCGCAGGAATCTGGTAACATAAAGATTTCCCCATACCCGTCGGCATGAGAACAAGAGCGTTCCCACCGACTAAGATATGTTTAATTATTGTTTCCTGTTTTCCACGGAAATCGGAGATACCAAAAGTATTCTTAATA includes the following:
- a CDS encoding RecQ family ATP-dependent DNA helicase — its product is MDLESIKNTFGISDFRGKQETIIKHILVGGNALVLMPTGMGKSLCYQIPAVSLPGVCIVISPLIALMKDQVTALQRKGVSAEFINSSLGKSERLERYSKLRSGDYKILYVSPERFQKKDFLDALSTQKISLLAIDEAHCISQWGHDFRPDYTKISWFREVLGYPTTIALTATASNRVQEDIVSQLGIPKEKIRIFDDGLFRPNLKLSVVDCFDTESKYNSIFEDLENSKGPSIIYFSLIQDLEKFSHWLDTRQKRHLVYHGKLSPEQRNKVQSLFLKSEETILLATNAFGMGIDKPNIRNIYHAQIPGSIESYYQEIGRAGRDGDPSFCKLYYCQEDLSVQMEFIEWQNPDGLYLKKLFGFLLLKENELSGLDYGTLQAYMTFKNRGDHRIQTALNLLANKGLISGDLERGTLQIEAPWSDSIFSESELLEKKKDSQKRLYQTLMYTKVIDCRRKFIHGYFDSSFDGCGNCDLCLTTP